One window from the genome of Cyprinus carpio isolate SPL01 chromosome B1, ASM1834038v1, whole genome shotgun sequence encodes:
- the adra2c gene encoding alpha-2C adrenergic receptor, with amino-acid sequence MHNLSFASEVDTYTDIGLTSSGNSTSRYSPATIIGLAGLVSFLILFTIVGNVLVVIAVLTSRALKPPQNLFLVSLASADILVATLIIPFSLANELMGYWFFGKVWCDIYLALDVLFCTSSIVHLCAISLDRYWSVTQAVEYNLKRTPRRVKGMIVVVWLIAAVISFPPLISMDRNNEGDSSEPQCQLNNHTWYILYSSIGSFFAPCVIMILVYIRIYQVAKTRTRNMSEKRRDPDGGSGTPRLENGLSREDSRRENGHCASPPPEERKPGEDDPDAELEDSSSSDEKAKQMQNETAPSRKDRRSSRKNSSSSKHSSRKSRASSKTLDLFSSRRKRRNTILRKKISQAREKRFTFVLAVVMGVFVVCWFPFFFSYSLYGICREPCAIHETLFKFFFWIGYCNSSLNPVIYTIFNQDFRRAFQKILCKSWKRSF; translated from the coding sequence ATGCATAACTTAAGCTTTGCAAGCGAAGTGGATACTTACACTGACATTGGTTTAACATCCTCTGGGAATTCTACAAGTCGCTATTCTCCGGCAACCATTATCGGGCTCGCGGGGCTGGTGAGCTTTCTCATCTTGTTTACAATAGTGGGGAATGTGCTGGTCGTTATCGCCGTTTTAACGAGCAGAGCGCTCAAGCCACCACAAAACCTTTTTCTTGTGTCTCTGGCCAGTGCGGACATTCTGGTGGCCACCCTGATAATCCCTTTCTCTCTGGCCAATGAATTAATGGGCTACTGGTTTTTTGGGAAAGTTTGGTGTGATATCTATCTTGCGCTAGATGTTCTTTTCTGCACATCTTCTATTGTTCACCTGTGTGCCATAAGTCTGGACAGGTACTGGTCTGTAACACAGGCGGTCGAGTATAACTTGAAGCGGACGCCTCGCAGGGTAAAGGGCATGATTGTGGTGGTATGGTTGATCGCGGCTGTAATCTCCTTCCCACCGCTCATCTCCATGGACCGGAATAATGAGGGTGACAGCAGCGAACCACAATGCCAGCTGAACAACCACACGTGGTACATCCTGTATTCCAGCATCGGGTCGTTCTTTGCCCCATGTGTCATCATGATCCTTGTTTACATCCGAATCTACCAGGTGGCTAAGACGAGAACCCGAAATATGTCTGAAAAGCGCCGTGATCCGGACGGCGGGTCAGGAACACCACGGCTGGAGAACGGCTTGAGCCGTGAGGATTCTAGGCGGGAAAATGGGCACTGTGCCTCGCCGCCACCAGAGGAACGCAAACCAGGCGAGGATGACCCAGATGCCGAGCTGGAGGACAGCAGCTCGTCTGATGAGAAGGCCAAGCAGATGCAAAATGAGACGGCGCCCTCGCGAAAAGACCGCCGGTCCAGCCGCAAGAACAGCTCCAGCTCCAAGCATTCCAGCCGGAAGTCCCGAGCCAGCAGCAAGACCCTGGACTTGTTTTCCTCCCGCAGAAAAAGGAGGAACaccattttgagaaaaaaaatttccCAGGCACGAGAGAAGCGGTTCACCTTTGTGCTGGCCGTGGTCATGGGGGTGTTCGTGGTCTGCTGGTTTCCGTTCTTCTTCAGCTACAGCCTGTATGGGATCTGCCGGGAGCCCTGCGCCATCCATGAGACCcttttcaagtttttcttctGGATCGGTTACTGCAACAGCTCCCTTAATCCCGTCATCTACACCATCTTCAACCAGGACTTCCGGCGAGCTTTTCAGAAGATCCTGTGCAAGTCCTGGAAGAGGTCTTTTTAG